In Chlamydia serpentis, the following are encoded in one genomic region:
- a CDS encoding rod shape-determining protein MreC: MSYPSVRNKKIKIYIYILVALGVLSFRSLPKNAYDNIRSNFVSLHAKLFPKIKPAPYSDLANLELENLILKERVAALEGKLAFYKVSNHTPSLFPEILTPYFHNLVEGRVIYRDYAHWSSSCWVNIGKSHGIRKNSPVLSGKVLVGLVDYVGENQSRIRLITDVGMKPSVVAMRGKIQVLWIKDSLNELITQVEELSHAYILEKDKYEKIILLKELDSLIQGEQENQILSRGILSGIGGAFWREGSLSLEGEGFCSSEGKSLLPGDILVTTGLDGIFPPGLLVARVTKVKAPRDGACTFKIEAQPLERNMMELSRLFILPPLEFNPNDRPDIFGLLWD, encoded by the coding sequence ATGAGCTATCCTAGCGTACGCAATAAAAAAATAAAAATATATATATATATACTTGTTGCTTTAGGGGTGCTTTCTTTCCGTAGTCTTCCTAAAAACGCTTATGATAACATAAGAAGCAACTTTGTTTCTCTACATGCAAAACTCTTTCCTAAGATTAAACCCGCTCCCTATTCCGATCTCGCTAATTTAGAATTAGAAAACCTTATTCTTAAGGAAAGGGTTGCTGCTTTGGAGGGAAAACTTGCTTTTTATAAAGTGTCAAATCATACCCCCTCTTTATTTCCTGAGATCTTAACCCCTTATTTTCATAACTTGGTAGAAGGTAGGGTTATCTATCGAGACTATGCTCATTGGTCTAGTTCTTGTTGGGTGAACATAGGAAAAAGTCATGGAATAAGAAAAAACTCTCCAGTACTTTCTGGAAAGGTGTTGGTTGGACTTGTGGATTATGTTGGAGAAAATCAATCTCGGATACGATTAATTACAGATGTAGGAATGAAACCTTCGGTAGTTGCTATGAGGGGGAAAATTCAAGTATTATGGATAAAAGATAGTCTTAACGAATTAATCACACAAGTAGAAGAGCTTTCTCATGCTTATATTCTTGAAAAAGATAAATACGAAAAAATTATACTCCTTAAAGAATTAGACTCGTTAATACAAGGAGAGCAAGAAAATCAAATCCTCTCGAGAGGTATACTTTCTGGAATCGGCGGGGCTTTTTGGAGAGAGGGATCTTTATCCTTAGAAGGAGAGGGATTTTGCTCCAGCGAAGGTAAGAGTTTATTGCCTGGAGATATTCTAGTTACAACAGGATTAGATGGAATATTTCCTCCTGGATTACTTGTGGCTCGGGTTACTAAAGTAAAAGCTCCTCGAGATGGAGCATGCACATTTAAGATAGAAGCTCAGCCTTTAGAGAGGAATATGATGGAGCTCTCTCGTCTTTTTATTTTACCTCCCCTAGAGTTTAACCCTAATGATAGACCTGATATTTTTGGGTTGCTTTGGGATTAA
- a CDS encoding aromatic amino acid transaminase yields the protein MSFFYHTPTFSPDAILGLQNLFFADKRSDKVNLVIGVYEHPQKRYGGLSCIRKAQTVILEGEQNKSYLPISGLPIFLDEMSEFVFGPVNRSNVVGFQALGGTGALHLGAKLLFMTKLSGKVYIPEQTWSNHVRIFSQEGFEVVRYPYYSKEQKQLLFQPLVSFLKEVDKGSVILLHSCCHNPTGVDFTDVMWKELAILMKERELIPFFDTAYQGFAYGINEDRKPIEIFISEGNTILVAASASKNFSLYGERVGYFAVFSTFADDLIKIRSCLEEKIRGNYSSPQRWGAEIVSTILSNPYLKEEWTSEVNCIRESLDKMRSRFVQALRRVAGHTFDFLLSQHGFFAYPGFSENQVLFLREQKAVYTTAGGRINLNGITEKNIDYVVESFIQAYELS from the coding sequence ATGAGTTTTTTTTATCACACGCCCACATTTTCTCCTGATGCTATTTTAGGTCTGCAAAACCTTTTTTTTGCAGATAAGCGTTCTGATAAGGTTAATCTTGTGATTGGTGTTTATGAGCATCCTCAAAAACGTTATGGCGGTTTGTCTTGCATACGTAAAGCACAAACTGTGATTTTGGAAGGAGAGCAGAATAAAAGTTATCTTCCTATTTCAGGTTTGCCGATATTTTTGGATGAAATGTCTGAGTTTGTATTTGGTCCTGTAAATAGAAGTAATGTGGTTGGGTTTCAAGCTTTAGGGGGCACAGGAGCACTACATTTGGGAGCTAAGTTGCTTTTTATGACAAAATTGTCAGGCAAGGTCTATATTCCTGAACAGACGTGGAGTAATCATGTACGTATTTTTTCTCAGGAGGGTTTTGAGGTTGTCCGGTATCCTTACTATAGTAAGGAACAGAAACAATTATTATTTCAACCTTTGGTTTCCTTTCTAAAAGAAGTGGATAAAGGCTCTGTAATTTTATTGCATAGTTGTTGTCATAATCCTACAGGAGTAGATTTCACAGATGTCATGTGGAAAGAGCTTGCTATTTTAATGAAAGAACGTGAATTGATTCCTTTTTTTGATACAGCATATCAGGGATTTGCTTATGGAATAAATGAAGATAGAAAACCTATAGAGATTTTTATATCAGAAGGAAATACTATTTTAGTGGCTGCTTCAGCAAGTAAAAATTTTTCTCTTTATGGTGAGCGTGTTGGATATTTTGCTGTTTTTAGTACATTTGCGGATGACTTGATTAAAATTCGTAGTTGTTTAGAAGAGAAAATTCGAGGGAACTATTCATCACCTCAACGTTGGGGTGCAGAAATTGTTTCTACGATTTTGAGTAATCCGTATTTGAAAGAAGAATGGACATCAGAAGTCAATTGTATACGCGAGTCTTTAGATAAAATGAGATCCAGGTTTGTTCAGGCTTTGCGTAGAGTTGCGGGTCATACATTTGACTTTTTGTTATCTCAACATGGATTTTTTGCTTATCCGGGATTTTCTGAGAACCAGGTTCTCTTTTTAAGAGAACAAAAAGCTGTCTATACAACAGCTGGAGGAAGAATTAACTTAAACGGTATTACGGAAAAAAACATAGATTATGTAGTAGAAAGTTTTATTCAAGCTTATGAGCTATCCTAG
- a CDS encoding exodeoxyribonuclease V subunit gamma codes for MNSTKHCRASFSNSLPHLLAQLAEDITSTYQKPFTKRWILVANAATGHWIKQQLLNALSDHIFMGSTIFTSSDSIVKHFFSSICQSQPNIPDYLTLPLLINNILENTHGNSRFQKSNEFLSQPNYEASKKLASLFKKFYTFSQTPKDNAKHYQQLFQDLEGHFSSYEEIFSTILNTLPQHQDCSLHIFGYAHLPKHISEFFINLSKFFPVYFYCFSPCREYFGDLLSDRAIDFFWNQLPESPIKNAWEHYVLSDRQTLLANLAHKSQASQNFFLDREIDYQELFITSKNDHALGVLQNSILDLKPIFPENISQTKPTISIYKALNASREVQELFCKVTELLHQGVLPEEIFILSSHIDSYRVHLNALFQPHLPIYFIDEVDARAEDLRNKILLLSSILQTQGDLNYILELLTHPQLQQPLEQSKITYLIKKLSAEWERIPTKDRVLGQQVKALGDLIIEEYPFDQEGGRVSQVEIWETTVPLIYAIQDCINLFITKPKHSYEDLFHHLFSFLEKIFLLSPEEMSFITSLKNSLFPTFATYSCSLTFFTDFCLDFLLHLHKPCPFYDKPGPYVGSLSSLSLIPKGYTFILGANKTTSFSILDLLNKATTHEELAFSSTEDEENFHFLQILVSTKYELHITYISSAAQFNLPSPFLNHIKETLNLPTKTLATQPYLINFFTNKVQLHTSQAYNYFLAKAFYSEKSLFPSLFIQETNTSNLPDHLSLYEIVNGIFAPLDLFLKTNYNVKISPPEHLKKQPKLFPTKHQIEKFWKELFLDKERDPAHNISLHSEELFTYYREKMGVCFDNLNKDVKYSPYTVVFSSSIFEERPYHQHFLLPPLSLSLKESLTQIHGTIHGVCSQGIYLCAIDPSGPLKKTKKNSGAIPDTLFEQKELLEKYLALAALQACGHLDLNSVLIKLLSFKSKEIIFPPFLDAKDYLLRILEVYNLMCSKPIPILSPACWQTLHDEEKFHHAVFAAIDEDLKNPNFPIFWKFHNRNIQGILKNISESERLKILSLFKGTCAAV; via the coding sequence ATGAATTCCACCAAACATTGTCGAGCAAGTTTCAGTAACTCGCTCCCTCACCTCTTAGCACAGCTTGCAGAGGATATTACGTCCACGTATCAAAAACCTTTTACCAAACGGTGGATTCTTGTTGCAAATGCGGCTACGGGGCATTGGATAAAACAACAGCTTTTGAACGCCTTGTCAGATCACATTTTCATGGGATCAACTATTTTTACTTCTTCTGATTCCATTGTCAAACACTTCTTCTCAAGTATCTGTCAATCACAACCCAATATTCCAGACTACCTTACGCTTCCTCTGTTGATAAACAATATTTTAGAAAACACGCATGGAAATTCTCGATTTCAAAAAAGTAATGAATTTTTATCTCAACCAAATTATGAAGCATCGAAAAAACTAGCCTCTCTATTCAAAAAATTCTATACCTTTTCACAAACTCCTAAAGACAATGCTAAACACTACCAACAACTGTTTCAAGATTTAGAAGGTCATTTTTCTTCCTATGAAGAGATTTTCTCTACTATTCTAAATACACTACCCCAACATCAGGACTGCTCTCTTCATATCTTTGGTTATGCTCATCTCCCAAAGCATATATCAGAATTTTTTATCAATTTGAGTAAATTTTTTCCTGTTTATTTCTATTGCTTTTCTCCTTGTCGAGAATATTTTGGCGACCTACTTTCAGACAGGGCTATTGATTTTTTTTGGAATCAGCTTCCCGAATCACCAATAAAAAATGCTTGGGAACATTATGTCTTGTCAGATAGGCAAACATTACTTGCCAATTTGGCCCATAAGTCTCAAGCATCACAAAATTTTTTCTTAGATAGAGAGATAGACTATCAAGAATTATTTATTACTTCAAAAAATGACCATGCGTTAGGGGTGCTGCAAAATTCAATTTTAGATTTGAAACCAATATTTCCTGAAAATATCTCCCAAACTAAGCCAACTATTTCCATTTATAAAGCGCTTAATGCTTCTAGAGAAGTTCAAGAACTATTCTGTAAGGTTACTGAACTTTTGCATCAAGGAGTCTTACCTGAAGAAATCTTCATCTTATCTTCTCATATAGATAGCTATAGAGTGCATTTAAATGCTCTTTTCCAACCCCATTTACCTATATATTTTATCGATGAGGTAGATGCACGAGCTGAAGATCTCAGAAATAAAATCCTTTTGCTCTCATCGATTTTACAAACACAAGGGGACTTAAATTATATTCTAGAGCTACTTACACATCCACAATTACAGCAGCCCTTAGAGCAAAGTAAGATAACCTATCTGATTAAAAAGCTTTCTGCAGAATGGGAAAGAATACCGACCAAGGATAGAGTCTTAGGTCAACAAGTGAAAGCTTTAGGTGATTTGATAATAGAAGAATATCCGTTTGATCAAGAAGGAGGACGGGTTAGCCAAGTAGAAATTTGGGAAACAACAGTACCCCTAATTTATGCAATTCAAGATTGTATAAATCTTTTTATTACCAAACCTAAACATAGTTATGAAGATCTTTTTCATCATTTATTTTCTTTTTTAGAAAAAATATTTCTCTTGTCTCCAGAAGAAATGTCTTTTATTACATCTCTGAAAAATTCTCTATTCCCAACGTTTGCTACATATTCATGTTCTCTTACTTTCTTCACTGATTTCTGCTTAGACTTTTTGCTTCACTTACACAAGCCCTGTCCCTTCTATGACAAACCAGGACCCTATGTAGGCAGTTTAAGTAGCTTGAGTTTGATACCTAAAGGCTATACCTTTATCCTAGGAGCCAACAAAACAACATCTTTTAGCATTTTAGATCTTTTAAACAAGGCGACAACACACGAAGAACTTGCATTTTCTTCTACAGAAGATGAAGAAAATTTTCATTTCTTACAAATTCTAGTTTCTACAAAATACGAGCTTCACATTACTTATATATCTTCAGCAGCCCAATTCAACCTGCCCAGCCCATTCTTAAATCACATTAAAGAAACGCTAAATTTACCTACAAAAACCTTAGCAACACAGCCTTATCTCATTAATTTTTTCACTAATAAAGTTCAGTTGCACACTTCACAAGCATATAATTACTTTCTTGCCAAAGCTTTCTATTCTGAAAAATCTCTCTTCCCTTCGCTATTTATTCAAGAAACAAACACCTCGAATCTTCCTGATCATTTATCTCTTTACGAAATTGTTAACGGAATCTTCGCACCCTTAGATCTCTTTTTAAAAACCAACTACAATGTCAAAATTTCTCCTCCAGAACATCTCAAAAAACAACCTAAACTCTTTCCGACAAAACATCAGATCGAAAAGTTTTGGAAGGAGCTGTTTCTAGACAAAGAGAGAGACCCTGCGCATAATATATCTCTCCATTCAGAGGAGCTATTTACTTACTACAGAGAAAAGATGGGCGTGTGCTTTGACAATCTGAATAAAGATGTTAAATATTCACCTTATACAGTAGTTTTCTCTTCATCAATTTTTGAAGAAAGACCCTATCATCAACATTTTCTTTTGCCTCCCCTTTCTCTTTCTTTGAAAGAGAGTCTAACCCAGATTCACGGAACCATTCATGGTGTATGCAGTCAAGGAATCTATTTATGCGCCATTGATCCTAGCGGACCTCTAAAAAAAACAAAAAAAAATTCAGGAGCGATTCCAGATACTCTATTCGAACAAAAAGAACTCTTAGAAAAGTATTTAGCATTAGCAGCACTACAGGCTTGTGGGCACCTAGACTTAAATTCCGTTTTAATAAAACTGCTATCTTTTAAATCTAAGGAAATCATCTTTCCTCCTTTTCTAGATGCTAAAGACTACCTCCTTAGAATCTTAGAGGTCTATAATCTCATGTGTTCGAAACCTATCCCAATACTCTCTCCAGCGTGCTGGCAAACACTGCATGATGAGGAGAAGTTTCATCATGCAGTGTTTGCTGCTATAGATGAAGACTTAAAAAATCCTAACTTCCCAATTTTCTGGAAATTTCATAATCGCAACATCCAAGGGATCTTAAAAAACATTAGTGAATCGGAACGCCTAAAAATATTATCTCTTTTTAAAGGTACCTGTGCAGCCGTTTAA
- the recB gene encoding exodeoxyribonuclease V subunit beta — MQPFNIFDCNSSIEGKFFLEASAGTGKTFTIEQIILRALIEGSLTHIEHVLAITFTNASTNELKMRIKDNLSHSLKQLKEALNSQTVSLPRYLNINSNVKQIYMKIRNALSTLDQMSLFTIHGFCNFVLEQYFPGRRLIHKNPSLSHPQLILYHIRNYLKQDLWKNVLFVEQFHLLAVRYNVTSKYTSSLIDKLLTSYSQKVPSYLPPRSTTMKQITRWHQKIRPSLLDFPKQSFLEQLIALTSGFKKQPFSILDDLEHFVDLLYSSETHSTLFSFFKIAETFNFKHRLTRYKPCPAFTLLEEMSWIELTLQFCNLDTIFNTLLRDVQFHLKQNYTPWLSPDESVLALEKLLLSPEAQPVVDSIRKRYQLVLIDEFQDTDKYQWNIFSHLFLPDEFLGSLFLIGDPKQSIYEWRNADLPTYLKAKSSFSEDMQLQLINNYRATPKLMQAINLMFGKISPFLEIHGYPPIEYYPLNPQSTETFEVTPYYAPIHFFLYENIKDQALWIFSEAERLKKEQGIPLGQMVILVSDSKQAFELMSYATLPVAFSKNKSILHLTETYVLTIALLEAILYPENYEKISKILLSTLFGLSIDEVTSKKEKYTIYFQSLQTYILKYKFLATFYHIMCTQGEVLLKSSQGDLIFQEMEKLCGYLDTISSYPHHQLLHLKNFSETGMWEEELTISSYSEDLETLKITTIHSSKGLEYEVVFCPGIDRNKKNKSSSELLREMYVALTRAKKQLYLPISKQSSSLQKISALTNYVKLVGVHSSPYDLAIDLSQKYSELFSYSLSTQNKQITKTFSLPPLKTFSLKAPHPKTIFSFSSTKFMLDTHKDQQYFSPSKLLSKQQLPIGEKTGVLIHKILESIQFHLLQDADYLKSTVMRFVKHSHLEGFEDTIVSLISKTFFSPLPFASQTFSLSQISPNKMFRETPFLFLENDELWQGTIDLLFEYKGKYYIIDWKTSFLGETTSDYSATNIAIYIHQEKLDYQGKIYVKATKKFLSQFDINDDVEFGVIFIRGIDTNGNGFFTLKNAFKENLNFNPKATQKYQVYH, encoded by the coding sequence GTGCAGCCGTTTAACATTTTTGATTGCAATTCTTCAATTGAAGGAAAATTTTTCCTGGAAGCCTCTGCTGGCACAGGAAAAACATTCACCATAGAACAAATTATTTTACGAGCTCTAATCGAAGGTTCTTTAACTCACATAGAACATGTCTTAGCAATTACATTTACTAATGCTTCCACTAACGAGCTCAAAATGCGAATAAAAGATAATCTTTCGCATAGTCTAAAACAATTAAAGGAAGCTTTAAACTCTCAAACTGTTTCTCTACCTCGATATTTAAATATCAATTCTAATGTAAAACAGATTTACATGAAGATACGGAATGCTCTTTCTACTCTAGATCAAATGTCTTTATTTACCATCCATGGCTTTTGTAATTTTGTTTTAGAACAATATTTCCCCGGTAGACGTCTAATTCATAAAAATCCTTCTCTGAGTCATCCTCAGTTAATCCTTTATCATATCCGGAACTACTTAAAACAAGATCTTTGGAAAAACGTTCTTTTTGTTGAACAATTTCATCTACTAGCAGTTCGGTATAATGTAACTTCTAAATATACATCTTCTCTGATTGATAAACTTCTTACCAGTTATAGCCAAAAAGTCCCTTCCTATCTTCCCCCACGTTCTACAACAATGAAGCAAATTACTCGTTGGCATCAAAAAATACGTCCATCGCTTTTAGACTTTCCAAAACAAAGTTTTCTAGAGCAGCTGATTGCTCTCACCTCAGGATTTAAAAAGCAGCCTTTTTCTATTCTTGATGATCTTGAGCATTTTGTAGATCTTCTTTATTCTTCAGAAACGCATAGTACGTTGTTTTCATTTTTTAAAATTGCAGAAACTTTCAATTTTAAACACCGTCTCACACGTTATAAACCCTGTCCTGCTTTTACTCTTTTAGAAGAGATGTCTTGGATAGAACTTACGCTACAATTTTGTAATTTAGATACTATCTTCAACACTCTGTTACGTGATGTCCAATTCCACCTTAAGCAGAACTATACCCCATGGCTTTCTCCTGATGAAAGTGTCTTAGCATTAGAGAAACTCCTGTTATCACCCGAAGCACAACCTGTAGTTGATTCTATAAGAAAGCGATATCAACTCGTCCTAATTGATGAATTTCAAGATACCGACAAATACCAATGGAATATTTTTTCACATTTGTTCCTTCCTGATGAATTCTTAGGTTCTCTGTTTCTTATTGGGGATCCTAAACAATCTATCTATGAATGGCGAAATGCGGATCTACCTACCTACCTTAAGGCAAAATCTTCTTTTTCAGAAGATATGCAACTTCAACTCATTAACAACTATCGTGCCACGCCCAAGCTGATGCAAGCAATAAATCTGATGTTTGGAAAAATCTCCCCTTTCTTAGAGATCCATGGCTATCCACCCATAGAATACTATCCTTTAAATCCTCAGAGCACTGAGACATTTGAAGTTACTCCCTATTATGCTCCTATTCATTTCTTCTTATATGAAAATATTAAAGACCAAGCCCTATGGATATTTTCAGAGGCTGAACGGTTAAAAAAAGAACAAGGCATTCCTTTAGGACAGATGGTTATCTTGGTCTCTGACTCTAAGCAAGCCTTCGAGCTAATGTCTTATGCAACACTGCCTGTTGCATTTTCTAAAAACAAGTCTATATTGCATCTGACAGAAACCTACGTTCTTACTATAGCTTTACTAGAAGCAATCCTTTATCCAGAAAATTACGAAAAAATTAGTAAGATTTTACTCTCTACTCTTTTTGGGCTTTCTATAGATGAAGTCACTAGTAAAAAAGAAAAATATACTATTTATTTTCAATCATTACAGACTTACATCTTGAAGTACAAATTTTTAGCAACATTTTATCATATAATGTGCACACAAGGGGAGGTATTATTAAAATCTTCTCAAGGAGATCTTATTTTCCAAGAAATGGAAAAACTTTGTGGTTATTTAGATACAATTTCTTCTTATCCCCATCATCAGCTTCTTCATTTGAAAAATTTCTCTGAAACTGGAATGTGGGAAGAAGAACTCACTATATCTTCCTATTCTGAAGACTTGGAGACTCTAAAAATCACCACGATTCATTCTTCTAAAGGTCTGGAATATGAAGTAGTCTTTTGCCCAGGAATTGATAGAAACAAAAAAAATAAAAGCTCCTCAGAATTACTACGCGAAATGTATGTGGCTCTCACTCGGGCAAAAAAACAACTATACCTACCTATAAGCAAACAGTCTTCCTCTTTACAGAAGATATCTGCATTAACAAATTATGTGAAATTAGTAGGCGTGCATTCCTCGCCTTATGACTTAGCCATTGATTTGTCTCAAAAATATTCAGAACTATTCTCCTATTCATTATCTACGCAAAATAAGCAAATTACCAAAACTTTCTCTCTACCACCTTTGAAGACTTTTTCTTTAAAAGCACCTCATCCAAAAACAATCTTTTCTTTCTCTTCTACAAAGTTCATGTTAGATACTCATAAAGATCAGCAATATTTTTCCCCATCTAAACTACTTTCGAAACAACAACTTCCCATTGGAGAAAAAACAGGCGTTCTAATACATAAAATCTTAGAGTCTATTCAATTTCATCTATTACAGGATGCAGATTACCTAAAATCTACGGTCATGCGTTTCGTAAAACATAGCCATCTTGAAGGATTCGAGGACACCATTGTTAGTCTAATTTCTAAGACATTTTTTTCTCCTTTACCATTCGCATCCCAGACATTTTCTTTATCTCAGATTTCACCCAATAAAATGTTTCGAGAAACCCCATTCTTATTTTTAGAAAATGATGAGCTTTGGCAAGGGACTATCGACCTTTTATTCGAGTATAAAGGGAAATACTACATCATAGATTGGAAAACATCATTTTTAGGAGAAACCACCTCAGATTATTCAGCAACCAATATAGCTATTTATATCCATCAAGAAAAACTAGACTATCAAGGAAAGATTTATGTAAAAGCCACTAAGAAATTTTTAAGTCAATTCGACATAAATGACGATGTCGAGTTTGGTGTTATCTTTATTCGTGGTATAGATACGAACGGAAATGGTTTTTTTACTTTAAAAAATGCATTCAAAGAAAACCTAAACTTTAATCCCAAAGCAACCCAAAAATATCAGGTCTATCATTAG
- a CDS encoding MFS transporter: MTVSVKKKSFRALVITHFLTIINDNLYKFLLAFFLLEGKTLTENAKILSCVSFFFALPFLLLAPLAGSLADRFQKRNIILATRFIEILCTVLGAYFFFIQSIIGGYLVLILMACHTTVFAPAKLGILPEMLPSEQLSQANGIMTAASYTGSILGSCFAPLLVDLTHRLDVNSYVWSTLLCVVVSIISTVISFSIRPSNVKNVKQKITFATFNDLWKILKETRTIHYLTASIFLGSFFLLIGAYTQLEIIPFVEFTLKYPKHYGAYLFPIVALGVGMGSYITGKISGKDIKVGYVPLACIGLALVFMGLYAFACSIVMVLFFLFVLGFLGGVYQVPLHAYVQYASPEHKRGQILAANNFLDFFGVLVAAGVIRILGSSLGLSPEKSFFYVGWLVFVVSIWTLWIWREHIYRLLLGIILKKQLGPYLKTQQSSTCKCYFIQVQSYREIRRVLAMVTKTIRTKVIILDQKLVPGWRTWLLSCCVPTVVADLATHDSASQYAWAILQADSLKSALKKLPDLCVVCLGLSNSVEKFISTLEAQGIELRFIELLQKEENKRTIYTLAFPYTE, translated from the coding sequence ATGACTGTTTCGGTTAAAAAAAAATCGTTTAGGGCATTGGTAATTACTCATTTCCTGACGATTATAAATGATAATTTATATAAATTTCTTTTAGCCTTTTTTCTATTGGAAGGCAAAACTTTAACAGAAAATGCAAAGATTTTGTCTTGTGTAAGTTTCTTTTTTGCGCTTCCCTTTCTTTTATTGGCTCCGTTGGCCGGAAGTTTAGCAGATCGCTTTCAGAAACGGAATATTATCTTGGCTACTCGGTTTATTGAAATTTTATGTACCGTACTGGGTGCTTACTTTTTCTTTATCCAATCTATAATTGGGGGTTATTTAGTTTTAATTCTAATGGCGTGTCACACTACGGTATTTGCACCAGCCAAACTAGGAATTCTTCCAGAGATGCTTCCTTCAGAACAACTCTCCCAAGCAAATGGTATTATGACCGCAGCTAGTTATACAGGAAGTATTTTAGGCTCTTGCTTTGCTCCTCTTTTAGTAGATTTGACTCATCGTCTTGATGTAAATAGTTATGTTTGGTCTACATTACTCTGTGTTGTTGTCTCTATCATTAGCACCGTAATTTCTTTTAGCATTCGTCCTAGCAATGTGAAAAATGTTAAGCAGAAGATTACCTTTGCAACATTCAATGACTTATGGAAAATTTTAAAAGAAACACGGACAATCCATTATTTGACCGCATCAATTTTTTTAGGGTCCTTCTTTTTATTGATAGGTGCTTATACACAGTTAGAGATTATACCGTTTGTAGAATTTACTTTAAAATATCCTAAACATTATGGGGCCTACCTGTTTCCAATTGTGGCTTTAGGTGTGGGTATGGGTTCATACATTACAGGAAAAATTTCTGGAAAAGATATTAAGGTTGGTTACGTTCCCCTAGCTTGTATTGGTCTTGCTCTAGTATTTATGGGGCTCTATGCTTTTGCTTGTTCCATAGTTATGGTTTTGTTTTTTTTATTTGTTCTTGGGTTCTTAGGAGGGGTATATCAAGTTCCTTTACATGCTTATGTCCAATATGCGAGTCCAGAACATAAGAGAGGACAAATTTTAGCAGCAAATAATTTCTTAGACTTCTTTGGAGTATTAGTGGCTGCCGGAGTCATTCGAATTTTAGGAAGTAGCCTAGGCCTATCTCCTGAAAAAAGTTTCTTTTATGTAGGATGGCTTGTCTTTGTTGTGTCTATCTGGACATTATGGATATGGAGAGAACATATTTATCGTCTACTATTAGGTATTATCTTAAAAAAACAGCTGGGTCCTTATTTAAAAACGCAACAGTCCTCAACTTGTAAATGCTATTTTATTCAAGTACAGAGTTATAGAGAAATACGACGTGTTTTAGCTATGGTAACTAAAACAATAAGAACTAAGGTAATTATTTTAGATCAAAAGTTAGTGCCAGGATGGAGAACGTGGTTGTTGTCTTGCTGTGTTCCTACAGTGGTTGCTGATTTAGCAACTCATGATTCTGCATCTCAATATGCCTGGGCCATTTTACAGGCAGATTCTTTAAAATCAGCTTTAAAAAAGTTGCCAGACCTCTGTGTTGTATGCTTGGGGTTATCAAATAGTGTGGAGAAGTTTATCTCGACACTAGAAGCACAGGGCATAGAACTGCGTTTTATAGAACTTTTGCAGAAAGAAGAAAACAAAAGAACTATTTATACGCTAGCTTTTCCTTACACAGAGTAG